From one Aminivibrio sp. genomic stretch:
- a CDS encoding (2Fe-2S)-binding protein, translating into MNGTFFINGRKEEWSFAPDAVLLDVLREHGCTEVHRGCGEGVCGTCAVVLDGSLVNSCQVFAASAREKEILTVAGIGSIHAPHPLQTAFVETGAVQCGFCTPAMILAAYCLLKKTPNPTDDEIRRALDGNLCRCTGYVKIIEAVRLAARRMSSYE; encoded by the coding sequence ATGAATGGAACATTTTTCATCAACGGGCGGAAAGAGGAGTGGTCCTTCGCTCCTGACGCCGTCCTTCTGGACGTTCTCCGGGAGCACGGCTGCACCGAGGTCCACAGGGGCTGCGGGGAAGGAGTCTGCGGTACCTGTGCAGTGGTTCTCGATGGTTCCTTGGTAAATTCCTGCCAGGTCTTCGCCGCCTCTGCCCGGGAGAAGGAGATTCTCACGGTGGCCGGGATAGGTTCTATTCATGCTCCCCATCCGCTGCAGACCGCCTTTGTCGAGACAGGGGCCGTCCAATGCGGTTTTTGCACTCCGGCCATGATTCTGGCCGCTTACTGCCTTCTGAAAAAGACGCCGAACCCGACGGATGACGAGATCCGCAGGGCTCTTGACGGAAATTTGTGCCGCTGTACCGGGTACGTCAAGATCATTGAGGCGGTC